A genomic region of Dunckerocampus dactyliophorus isolate RoL2022-P2 chromosome 8, RoL_Ddac_1.1, whole genome shotgun sequence contains the following coding sequences:
- the gli1 gene encoding zinc finger protein GLI1 → MPVDMQPHQGLYQYETSPSQPSRGLRPPDQSPYSDVPSLRAPLLNGPPQDCRAMYNPMTPGMGHGSGPGQSIGHCLDQYMRPHQAPLPLGMMGHRNIEGNSAPYCNQNNMMSSHHNFSSDQMSSGDGSRFSTPRSMLKLSKKRALSISPLSDPSVDLQTVIRTSPNSLVAFVNARCTPNGAGSYGHLSVSAMSPSLSYSSNMNCHSRTQGSLYGGGGGTPLGSHTTAACQASRLPPHNPRLHVPPKHGQLKTEPGLVGVIDGMNVKSLEERSEGDVASPSSTGTQDPLLGLLDGRDDLDREDGKPEPEAVYETNCRWESCNKEFDTQDQLVHHINNEHIHGEKKEFVCHWQECSREQRPFKAQYMLVVHMRRHTGEKPHKCTFEGCNKAYSRLENLKTHLRSHTGEKPYVCEHEGCNKAFSNASDRAKHQNRTHSNEKPYVCKIPGCTKRYTDPSSLRKHVKTVHGPEAHITKKHRGDTGPRLSGSAMTPGGTGTELLLEKEEKRREDCKLMAPDIALKSQPSPGGQSSCSSERSPLGSTNNNDSGVEMNLNTAGSLEDLTALEDGVTPTGGGGEGPGSAGGTMGMSAQALKRLENLKIDKLKQIRRPNPPSRCLSNKLPALPCSGDTMGMCAPSSLLSNRRVMELSNHDIGGGTSIGGNANDRRGSGTSSLSSAYTVSRRSSMVSPYLSSRRSSEVSQLGGAAGGGCHALAQDQSGGDPLSPETSRRGAPCPGGGGGALPGLSNLTPAQQYSLKAKYAAATGGPPPTPLPGMEQPHTQGRRGGILSDYQGQPLPPFIQQGGPRRHSANTEYGTGVIYPHQAAGNNNRRASDPVRSAMDPQAPPKRFNSLNNVSMMGRRNALQHQDHRAASVSRHIYSPRPPSITENVMMEAMGMEPQLSPLDARNQSMMIPPGEGGFMGYHQQQTLGGGGGSLSNQLSISHDPVGCPEQNYLKGHYQNQGGEVSPRAGVNPMGQARPVHTDRSNTLLQQAEYSMSNCQLSPSGHHYPPLEQGGEAGQWSDGHNQVQNSLQQYSDPSMQPQQVHFNNQTGFYNNPEGTHKLTIKPEQQFHPGMGSGDACQSAKLQQQRLLLQQGYPQQTGRAMMRNSNSMNCDFQGQNQNTFSSGGGLSLGCAGTALADGQRSETPMMQVKEMMVRNYVESQQALMWEQQQEQQQSGIKAPSLSDSLDMTSQTSMVQHSPQHQNQNLYSNQPFAPYPKQNMVMSPPAPSRGPSSATPKEQQMMGLQGSCYGQEVVVPRPPQGRKPLSRQNSISQVGGGYMGSPQQLSPVHSTSSPRRGVRLPPVQQPQHEIFSPSNNNIYYSGHIHMDTQNGPCLPQQHNFGSTLDPTTGTKSTPLASYSESGPIPNALENLDLDNARIDFTSIIDDAEPSSFSPVNHPIQGQPRGSSQASSRLTTPQTSVSLSNMAVGDMTSMLTSLAGENKYLNTLS, encoded by the exons CCTCCGGCCCCCAGACCAGTCCCCCTACAGTGACGTGCCCTCCTTGCGTGCACCGCTCCTCAACGGCCCTCCTCAGGACTGCAGAGCAATGTATAACCCCATGACTCCTGGCATGGGTCATGGATCGGGACCGGGACAGAGCATCGGTCACTGCTTGGATCAGTACATGAGGCCCCACCAAGCTCCGCTTCCACTTGGCATGATGGGCCACAGGAACATAGAAG GAAACAGCGCCCCCTACTGTAACCAGAACAACATGATGTCCTCTCATCACAACTTCAGCTCAGATCAGATGAGCTCAGGTGAcg GCTCGAGGTTCTCCACGCCGCGCTCCATGCTCAAGTTGAGTAAAAAGAGAGCGTTGTCCATCTCTCCGCTGTCTGATCCCAGCGTGGATCTGCAGACGGTCATCAGGACGTCTCCCAACTCCCTGGTGGCCTTTGTCAACGCCCGCTGCACGCCAAATGGGGCCGGCTCCTACGGCCATCTCTCCGTCAGCGCCATGAG tCCATCACTGAGCTACTCAAGCAACATGAACTGCCACTCCAGGACACAGGGATCCCTCTACGGGGGAGGTGGGGGGACACCACTGGGGTCACACACAACGGCCGCATGCCAGGCATCCCGGTTACCCCCCCACAATCCTCGTCTCCATGTTCCGCCCAAGCACGGACAG CTGAAGACTGAGCCCGGGCTGGTGGGGGTGATAGATGGCATGAATGTGAAGAGCCTGGAGGAGAGGTCAGAGGGAGATGTAGCCAGTCCTTCCTCCACTGGTACTCAG GACCCCCTTTTGGGTCTCCTGGATGGCAGGGATGACTTGGACAGGGAGGACGGCAAGCCTGAACCTGAGGCCGTCTATGAAACCAACTGCCGCTGGGAGAGCTGCAACAAGGAATTTGACACGCAAGACCAACTCGTTCAT CACATCAACAACGAGCACATCCACGGCGAGAAGAAGGAGTTTGTGTGCCACTGGCAAGAGTGTTCTCGTGAGCAGCGGCCTTTTAAAGCCCAGTACATGCTGGTGGTTCACATGCGCAGACACACGGGAGAGAAGCCACACAAGTGCACT TTCGAAGGCTGCAATAAGGCGTATTCTCGCCTGGAGAACCTGAAGACCCACCTGCGCTctcacactggagagaaaccatacGTTTGTGAACATGAGGGCTGCAACAAAGCCTTTTCCAACGCCTCCGACCGGGCCAAGCACCAGAACCGAACCCATTCCAATGAG AAACCGTACGTCTGCAAGATCCCCGGTTGCACCAAACGCTACACTGACCCAAGCTCGCTACGTAAGCACGTGAAGACTGTGCATGGACCTGAGGCCCACATTACCAAGAAGCACAGAGGGGACACGGGCCCCCGGCTGTCGGGCTCAGCCATGACCCCCGGAGGTACCGGCACTGAATTACTGCTGGAGAAAGAGGAGAAGCGCCGGGAGGACTGCAAACTTATGGCCCCTGATATTGCTTTG AAATCCCAGCCAAGCCCTGGCGGCCAGTCGTCCTGCAGCAGTGAACGCTCCCCACTGGGCAGCACCAACAACAATGACAGTGGGGTGGAGATGAACCTGAACACGGCGGGCAGCCTAGAAGATCTCACAGCCCTCGAGGATGGAGTGACGCCCACAGGAGGTGGAGGGGAAGGGCCGGGAAGCGCAGGGGGTACGATGGGGATGTCGGCTCAGGCTCTGAAGAGGCTGGAGAACCTGAAGATTGACAAGCTGAAGCAAATCCGAAGGCCGAATCCCCCCAGCCGTTGTCTCTCCAACAAGCTACCTGCGCTACCTT GTTCAGGTGATACGATGGGAATGTGTGCACCTTCTTCACTCCTATCAAATCGGCGTGTTATGGAGCTATCCAACCACGACATAGGAGGCGGGACTTCAATCGGCGGCAATGCGAATGACAGGAGAGGAAGTGGGACCAGCAGCCTGAGTTCCGCCTACACAGTCAGCCGTCGCTCCTCTATGGTGTCCCCCTACTTGTCCAGCCGGCGTTCCAGTGAGGTCTCCCAGTTGGGCGGAGCAGCAGGGGGAGGGTGCCACGCCTTGGCCCAAGATCAGAGTGGGGGTGATCCCCTCTCTCCTGAGACCAGTCGGAGAGGAGCTCCCTGtccaggaggtggaggaggagcgtTGCCAGGTCTTTCTAATCTAACACCAGCCCAGCAGTACAGTCTAAAGGCCAAGTATGCTGCAGCGACTGGTGGTCCACCACCTACTCCTTTACCTGGCATGGAGCAGCCACACACTCAAGGCAGAAGGGGGGGTATCTTGAGTGACTACCAGGGGCAACCTCTGCCCCCTTTCATTCAACAAGGTGGTCCACGTCGGCATAGTGCCAACACGGAGTACGGCACTGGTGTCATCTACCCGCATCAAGCTGCGGGCAACAACAACAGGAGGGCCAGCGATCCGGTGCGATCAGCAATGGATCCACAAGCCCCCCCAAAGCGTTTCAACAGTCTCAATAATGTATCCATGATGGGCCGAAGAAATGCACTGCAACACCAGGACCATCGCGCCGCCAGTGTCTCTCGCCACATTTATTCCCCTCGACCACCGAGCATCACAGAAAATGTAATGATGGAGGCGATGGGTATGGAGCCTCAGCTTTCCCCTTTAGATGCCAGAAACCAGTCCATGATGATCCCACCTGGGGAGGGGGGGTTCATGGGATACCACCAGCAGCAGACTcttggaggaggtggaggatcTCTTTCAAACCAGCTTTCTATAAGTCATGACCCTGTGGGCTGTCCAGAACAAAATTACCTGAAGGGGCACTACCAAAACCAAGGAGGGGAAGTCTCTCCCAGGGCTGGTGTGAATCCAATGGGTCAAGCAAGGCCTGTTCACACAGACAGGTCTAATACGCTTCTTCAGCAGGCTGAATACAGCATGAGCAACTGCCAGCTCAGCCCCTCAGGCCACCATTACCCACCCTTAGAACAGGGGGGTGAAGCTGGTCAGTGGAGTGATGGCCACAACCAGGTGCAAAATTCTCTCCAGCAGTACTCAGATCCTAGTATGCAGCCTCAGCAAGTCCACTTCAACAATCAAACGGGTTTTTACAACAATCCAGAGGGGACCCATAAACTCACAATCAAGCCTGAGCAACAGTTCCACCCTGGCATGGGGAGCGGAGATGCATGTCAGAGTGCTAAACTTCAACAGCAGCGGCTCCTTCTTCAGCAGGGTTATCCGCAACAGACGGGCCGGGCTATGATGAGAAACTCCAATAGTATGAACTGCGACTTTCAAGGGCAGAACCAAAACACCTTTTCCAGTGGTGGAGGATTGAGTTTGGGTTGTGCTGGCACTGCTCTTGCTGACGGGCAGAGGTCAGAAACCCCGATGATGCAGGTAAAGGAGATGATGGTGAGGAACTATGTGGAGTCCCAGCAAGCGCTCATGTGGGAGCAACAACAAGAACAGCAGCAGAGTGGAATAAAAGCACCTTCTCTTTCTGATTCCCTGGACATGACTAGCCAGACATCCATGGTGCAACACAGTCCTCAGCACCAAAACCAGAATCTTTACTCCAACCAGCCATTCGCTCCCTACCCCAAACAGAACATGGTCATGAGCCCACCTGCGCCCAGTCGAGGACCCAGCTCGGCTACACCAAAAGAACAGCAGATGATGGGACTCCAAGGTTCCTGCTATGGTCAGGAAGTGGTGGTCCCCAGACCTCCTCAAGGACGGAAACCCCTCAGTCGCCAGAACAGCATATCACAAGTAGGAGGCGGGTACATGGGAAGTCCACAGCAGCTTAGCCCTGTCCATTCCACTTCCAGCCCCAGAAGAGGGGTCCGGCTTCCTCCAGTCCAGCAACCACAACATGAAATATTCTCCCCTTCCAATAACAACATTTACTACTCTGGCCACATCCACATGGATACACAGAATGGACCTTGTCTCCCTCAGCAACACAACTTTGGTTCCACCCTAGACCCAACAACTGGCACAAAGTCCACCCCCTTGGCTTCCTATTCAGAGTCCGGCCCCATTCCCAACGCCTTAGAAAACCTGGACCTGGACAACGCTCGTATAGACTTTACCTCCATCATTGATGATGCCGAGCCCTCCTCGTTCAGTCCGGTCAACCATCCCATTCAGGGTCAGCCTCGAGGTTCCTCCCAGGCATCATCGCGTCTCACCACTCCGCAGACCTCGGTCAGTTTGTCCAACATGGCGGTGGGTGACATGACGTCCATGCTGACCTCGCTGGCTGGGGAAAATAAGTACCTGAACACTTTGTCGTAG